Proteins from one Microcoleus sp. FACHB-672 genomic window:
- a CDS encoding DUF4347 domain-containing protein, which translates to MTVNRLEKLYTRTNTAMTSTANLTMTTALQPTQNVPAQQNISLVIIDSAVENWDTLRAGVVPGTEVVVLAPDQDGIAQISEVLRQYRGQVTTVHIVSHGTPGCLYLGNAQLSLHTLSYYTEELQQWFVPTASVSPRLFIYGCQVAAGDAGIEFLSKLQALTGANIAASANLTGTPALGGDWNLELTLGESSFTSAFTPELMENYAFILADIASNSELKNYLTTNKISTEAQLVLTDIFTAFDKTEAAPNTTKTATAELADGTLQVTYLGSNLSLNALVPDVAGFELKDFAELAKLNLPAIPISGQPSLIIKNPTDPVTAEYELSVKDFSIAEFLNQATTSAGVSLDPDLKKNLESLGKFDLSLSENKISIQTSEDEEINLADFITNDSVKGFLGKLEPQLILSDLAFSYEVDENNKTSVSISGKMGQGDTQFEASIEFSANDYKISVKDFPVGNFITSIANAAGVTLASDIETSLKNLGKFDLSVSENEVSIASSGQITIDLQTIASINTPADAIDTAINDALKSIFGDTKLTFAEPKFGYSVGEDGKQELALSAKIGGGENPASVSLEFGSPSDVKLEYEVAENLSLASLLGLDELKGLEFEDLKFIAANYNDDSKDEQFIKGFNFSGKFDFQDGDDIISKLFRDDLKITQLDAKLQIGDKLNLEADAQTNWNLIDDGEFKATLSQIGLGLKLDGTSAKFGIDGTLKLIGYDSTQTNEPELALLGELALETNSLNAAFALSTDSNQGWTNPFGFKGTEIRNFGITAGIGATGLDNFGVRGDLKYGAIDIAAAFKVDFTDPDKTAVVLTLNQPVSLVGLITGPVSPFIFGEGASDNALTDAFELLDNVIDVQADSLTDEEDEDKDGDKQEKLPFIKFVPVEGIEIAGETLESGFGINAKVKAWDSEARLKIGADEKLEKFEGSLALKNIDLGFLKIAGADQNDDELNLNIVVDTTPNGSSYLEGDGRVDIFGFTVAKADFKVSETGFNIKDLDLNLFDVVAFDIDDLNINVDANNPENSSASGAAKLKVLGQELANASFSVDKNQFSINGGVGVSVLGYDIGVDVGLSLGENQNEIRFTANFGGEKFSTEYNLSELSSSISSISGWVSDWLYEQLSSVVNDVKDAVVEVFEEVTDWFGGFFNGPLAGATVFIDENGNFLLDAGELRTTSDNNGKYQFDEAEIATLDVDQDGKIDIQNPQIVSTGGIDTTTGLPATLPLISQISDTAKPTIATPLTTLKAVLFSQGITAEEVETLLKKISGLPLASLSQPLDKFDPYAAIGKDDSSAIDIASGHIKVMNLLLNTTSFLKAAQYEGTDSQVQVIVALGAVLQQVNAFDLSKSADVQQLLTQLSQKLNLSVTGEVTNAVAELVAQSNNLVDELVEQALGRSVSTVLPSINPIKKAVYSTLPAVTQQLVAGEITAQQSQTQLQELLNADTFLVQYALNEKRTVKVTSSPTLTEGDKNSQGQFVITLGEAAPSQGLKILYTLAGTATQGQDYSSKGGQFGEINIAPGATKGIIDLAVLDDTFSEMPESITLNLKYVGDGFALDPVYKTAVLQITDNDESSSANRQNGVQKTGTFGNDSLIGEAGDDNLSGSYGNDVLQGLAGNDQLIGGAGNDSLLGGEGSDTLEGNFGADALKGNAGNDVIAGGGDNDNLEGNEGNDQLHGNAGHDLVQGNDGNDLLEGGFGNDVLKGNKENDWLIGEAGQDILIGGEGIDLLNGGAGADVFYFSSPSQGGDLILDFDPTQGDKIQVFGTGFNTNSLADFSVLAGTLYFKEQELALIQNNGQTYNHFANLADIVEIVSEPTAQQAKATAEISTQVTPSAANPELVRNPETTILDDIIKRGQIKVSTNSPGANFDSEFARTLAAALFGDANKVEQIETPFTEAFTQVADGTVDLGYPRATHNLGGDATLNIDFSPLYFYDHQGVIVRKNSGIENVLGLKGRTIGVLEGSTSLSNLEHELKPQGVEFTSKSFATIEEAIAAYDRGEIDAFSIDSALIIENLSQLSNPDNHRLLDVEFSKEPIALALPENDSQWADVVRWVNYVPVQAEEFGINSQNIDELIAANTDENLNNDSSESIRRFLGIEDELGASLGLPNDFAVNVIKQVGNYGEIYERHFSGEDRDRNLLSTDGGLLYSPPFSGKPIEGTLVNNDNRNLLAEVLQRGVLKLGVPGNNPGFAVQQANGEFVGFDVDLGRAIAAGLFGDATKIDFQTQSLKDSFANTANGVVDVSAMGITQNLVRDASLGVDFSPTYLYTGQGILVRSNSGINVLPALNGRRIGVLEGATSLQNIQDSLSEFGATFIPVKFGTNDELFAAYDRGELDAVSTDLTILSARIPTLSNPEQHQILDEVISKEPLALITDENQSEWADVVRWVYNALVQAEEYGITSANIEEFITKNTDDNPANDSNSAIRQFLGIEGNIGEAIGLPKDFAVNVIKAVGNYGEMYERHFNSNVLRRDNNALADEFGLQYALPFTGASAQQTPTTDNTDTDDLDSVSGSEEGTFGTDGNDSLIGDRENNIIRGLQGNDYQAGNKGDDYLDGGEGEDSLYGGKGNDILKGSSGHDSLFGHKGNDSLDAGEGNDKLYGKKGNDYLNSGEGDDIVYAGKGNDILLGGNGDDSLVGHNGDDNLDGGAGNDILTGDNNSDDEGALRGVDRFVLQLNAGSDTITDFTNGQDLIVLAGGITFNQLTISAGSEATLIYAQNELLATLKGVDSTLINQQDFVTI; encoded by the coding sequence ATGACAGTAAACAGACTAGAAAAGCTTTACACCAGAACAAATACAGCTATGACAAGTACAGCCAACCTCACCATGACAACTGCTTTGCAACCTACACAAAACGTGCCGGCGCAACAAAATATCAGCCTTGTGATTATTGATTCGGCGGTTGAGAACTGGGACACTCTGAGAGCGGGAGTCGTCCCCGGCACCGAGGTTGTCGTACTCGCTCCTGATCAAGACGGTATTGCCCAAATTAGCGAGGTCTTAAGGCAATATCGAGGTCAAGTTACCACTGTTCATATTGTTTCCCACGGTACCCCCGGATGTTTGTACTTGGGAAATGCCCAACTCAGCCTTCATACTCTCAGCTACTATACTGAAGAACTGCAACAGTGGTTTGTTCCCACTGCGAGTGTATCGCCTCGCTTGTTTATTTATGGCTGTCAAGTCGCCGCAGGGGATGCCGGCATCGAGTTTCTCTCCAAACTACAAGCTTTAACCGGCGCAAATATTGCTGCCTCAGCTAACTTAACCGGCACCCCTGCATTAGGAGGAGACTGGAACTTAGAACTGACCCTTGGAGAAAGTAGTTTTACCTCTGCTTTCACCCCAGAATTGATGGAAAATTATGCTTTTATTTTGGCTGATATTGCTTCAAATTCTGAATTAAAAAATTACTTAACCACCAACAAAATCTCAACAGAAGCTCAATTAGTCCTCACAGATATCTTCACGGCATTCGATAAAACAGAAGCGGCTCCCAACACGACAAAAACAGCAACGGCTGAGCTTGCAGATGGTACCCTACAAGTCACCTATTTGGGAAGCAATTTATCTTTAAATGCTTTAGTTCCCGATGTTGCAGGATTTGAATTAAAAGACTTTGCTGAGTTGGCCAAGCTCAATTTACCTGCGATTCCCATCAGTGGTCAACCGTCCTTAATCATTAAAAACCCTACTGACCCAGTCACTGCAGAATACGAGTTATCTGTCAAAGATTTCTCAATTGCTGAATTTCTCAATCAAGCCACCACTTCGGCTGGTGTTTCTCTTGATCCTGACCTCAAAAAAAATCTAGAAAGCCTTGGCAAATTTGATCTCTCTTTATCTGAGAATAAAATCTCAATTCAAACCTCTGAAGATGAAGAGATTAATCTTGCTGATTTCATCACGAACGACTCGGTTAAAGGATTTCTCGGAAAACTTGAACCTCAACTCATTCTCTCAGACTTGGCCTTCAGCTATGAAGTGGATGAGAATAATAAAACGAGTGTGTCTATTTCTGGAAAAATGGGCCAAGGAGACACCCAATTTGAGGCATCGATAGAATTTAGTGCAAATGATTATAAAATTTCCGTCAAAGATTTTCCAGTCGGTAATTTCATCACGAGCATCGCGAATGCGGCAGGTGTTACGCTTGCCTCGGATATCGAAACGAGCCTCAAGAACCTTGGCAAATTTGATCTCTCTGTATCTGAAAATGAAGTCTCAATCGCATCTTCTGGTCAGATAACGATAGATTTACAGACGATTGCAAGTATTAATACTCCTGCTGATGCAATTGATACCGCAATTAATGATGCGCTCAAAAGTATTTTTGGGGATACAAAGCTCACCTTTGCAGAACCCAAGTTTGGCTATTCAGTTGGGGAGGATGGGAAACAAGAATTAGCGCTTTCAGCTAAAATCGGTGGCGGCGAAAATCCAGCCAGTGTCAGCTTAGAATTTGGTAGCCCTAGCGATGTCAAGCTGGAATATGAAGTTGCTGAAAATTTATCCCTAGCGTCCCTTTTGGGTCTTGATGAGCTAAAAGGTCTAGAATTTGAAGATTTAAAATTCATTGCAGCAAACTACAATGATGATTCTAAGGATGAACAGTTTATAAAAGGATTCAACTTTTCAGGAAAGTTCGACTTTCAAGATGGCGATGATATAATCTCCAAATTATTTCGCGATGACCTGAAAATCACACAGTTGGATGCAAAATTACAAATAGGAGACAAGCTCAATCTTGAAGCAGATGCTCAAACCAATTGGAATTTGATTGACGATGGTGAGTTTAAAGCAACGCTGAGTCAAATTGGATTGGGGCTAAAGCTTGACGGAACCAGCGCTAAGTTTGGGATTGATGGCACACTCAAACTCATCGGCTATGACTCAACGCAAACGAATGAGCCAGAATTGGCATTATTGGGTGAGTTAGCGCTAGAAACGAATTCGCTAAATGCAGCATTTGCCTTGAGCACAGATTCAAACCAAGGGTGGACGAATCCATTTGGGTTCAAAGGAACAGAAATACGAAATTTTGGGATTACAGCAGGCATCGGAGCCACGGGGTTAGATAACTTTGGGGTACGGGGAGATTTAAAGTATGGAGCCATTGACATTGCTGCAGCTTTCAAAGTCGATTTTACTGATCCAGACAAAACGGCTGTCGTTCTGACGCTCAATCAACCAGTCAGCTTAGTAGGTCTGATAACGGGGCCAGTGAGTCCTTTTATCTTTGGAGAAGGAGCCTCTGATAATGCCCTGACAGATGCGTTTGAACTCCTCGATAACGTGATTGATGTTCAGGCAGATTCTCTAACCGATGAAGAGGATGAAGATAAGGATGGAGATAAACAAGAAAAACTACCCTTCATCAAATTTGTGCCGGTTGAGGGGATAGAAATTGCCGGTGAAACTCTAGAATCTGGCTTTGGGATTAATGCCAAGGTCAAAGCTTGGGACTCAGAAGCACGCCTTAAGATCGGAGCTGATGAAAAGCTTGAAAAGTTTGAGGGTTCTCTAGCTCTAAAAAATATTGATCTCGGATTTTTAAAGATTGCCGGCGCTGATCAAAACGACGATGAACTTAACCTCAATATTGTCGTTGATACCACTCCCAATGGTTCAAGTTATCTCGAAGGAGATGGGCGAGTTGACATCTTTGGATTTACCGTTGCCAAAGCAGACTTTAAGGTTTCAGAAACCGGCTTCAATATCAAAGATTTGGACTTAAATCTTTTCGATGTTGTGGCATTTGATATTGATGATCTCAATATCAACGTTGATGCAAATAATCCTGAAAATTCCAGTGCTTCTGGAGCGGCTAAGCTCAAAGTTCTGGGACAAGAATTAGCCAATGCCAGCTTCTCTGTTGATAAAAACCAGTTTTCTATAAATGGTGGGGTAGGGGTTAGCGTATTGGGCTACGACATTGGTGTGGATGTTGGCCTGAGTTTGGGAGAGAATCAGAATGAAATTCGATTCACCGCCAACTTTGGCGGTGAAAAATTCAGTACCGAATACAACCTCAGTGAATTATCTTCGTCGATCTCCAGTATCTCGGGTTGGGTTTCTGACTGGTTGTATGAACAGCTTAGTAGCGTGGTCAATGACGTCAAAGATGCTGTTGTAGAGGTTTTTGAGGAAGTAACCGATTGGTTTGGGGGTTTTTTCAATGGTCCCTTAGCCGGCGCAACCGTTTTTATTGATGAAAACGGTAATTTCTTGCTGGATGCAGGAGAACTCCGAACGACCAGTGATAACAATGGAAAATACCAGTTTGATGAAGCCGAAATCGCCACATTAGATGTTGATCAAGATGGGAAAATTGACATCCAGAATCCCCAAATTGTCAGCACCGGCGGTATTGATACCACCACCGGCCTTCCCGCCACATTACCTCTGATTTCCCAAATTTCTGATACTGCCAAACCCACCATTGCCACGCCATTAACCACCCTCAAAGCAGTTCTATTTTCCCAAGGAATTACCGCCGAAGAAGTCGAAACTCTTCTCAAGAAAATTTCAGGACTTCCCCTCGCTTCCCTATCGCAACCGTTAGATAAGTTTGACCCGTATGCGGCCATTGGGAAAGACGATAGCAGTGCCATTGACATTGCCTCTGGTCATATCAAGGTGATGAACTTGCTGCTAAACACCACAAGTTTCCTCAAAGCCGCCCAATATGAGGGAACAGATTCTCAAGTTCAGGTGATTGTTGCCCTTGGAGCAGTCTTACAACAGGTCAATGCCTTTGATTTGAGTAAGAGTGCTGATGTGCAACAGCTGTTGACGCAATTAAGCCAAAAGCTCAATCTCTCGGTTACCGGGGAAGTCACCAATGCTGTGGCTGAATTAGTGGCCCAAAGCAACAACTTGGTTGATGAGTTAGTCGAACAAGCGCTGGGTCGCTCTGTTTCTACGGTACTCCCCAGCATCAATCCCATCAAAAAAGCAGTGTACAGCACCCTGCCGGCAGTCACCCAACAATTGGTCGCAGGAGAAATCACTGCCCAACAATCTCAAACTCAACTCCAAGAATTACTTAACGCAGATACCTTTTTAGTCCAGTACGCTCTGAATGAAAAGCGTACGGTGAAAGTTACCTCCAGCCCCACCCTCACTGAAGGCGATAAAAACAGCCAAGGACAATTTGTGATCACCTTGGGTGAAGCCGCCCCCTCTCAAGGGCTAAAAATTCTCTACACTCTGGCGGGTACGGCCACTCAGGGGCAGGACTACAGCTCAAAGGGCGGTCAATTTGGCGAAATTAACATTGCACCAGGAGCCACTAAAGGCATTATAGATTTAGCAGTATTAGATGATACTTTCTCAGAAATGCCGGAAAGCATCACCCTAAACCTCAAATATGTTGGTGATGGTTTCGCCCTTGACCCGGTCTATAAAACCGCTGTCTTGCAAATTACCGATAATGATGAAAGCAGCAGCGCCAACCGACAAAATGGGGTACAAAAAACCGGCACCTTTGGCAATGATAGCCTCATAGGAGAAGCCGGCGACGATAATCTTTCTGGTAGTTACGGTAACGATGTCCTACAAGGACTGGCAGGTAATGACCAACTGATAGGTGGTGCCGGCAATGATAGCCTCTTGGGAGGAGAAGGCAGCGACACACTAGAAGGAAACTTCGGTGCAGATGCGCTCAAAGGAAATGCCGGCAACGATGTGATCGCAGGCGGTGGAGACAACGACAATCTCGAAGGAAATGAAGGTAATGACCAACTGCACGGAAATGCTGGTCATGACTTAGTGCAAGGCAACGATGGCAACGACTTACTTGAAGGCGGTTTTGGTAACGATGTTCTCAAAGGTAACAAAGAAAACGACTGGTTAATCGGTGAAGCTGGACAAGATATCCTCATTGGTGGCGAGGGAATAGACTTGCTTAATGGGGGTGCCGGTGCGGATGTCTTCTACTTTAGTTCACCTTCGCAAGGCGGCGACTTAATCCTTGATTTTGACCCCACTCAAGGCGATAAAATTCAAGTCTTCGGCACCGGCTTTAATACGAATTCTTTGGCAGACTTTAGTGTTCTTGCCGGCACCCTTTATTTCAAAGAGCAAGAACTGGCACTGATTCAAAACAACGGACAAACCTACAATCACTTTGCTAACTTAGCTGACATCGTTGAAATCGTCAGTGAACCCACCGCACAGCAGGCAAAAGCCACAGCAGAAATCTCCACTCAAGTTACGCCTAGTGCTGCAAATCCTGAGTTAGTTCGTAACCCAGAAACTACCATCCTTGATGACATCATCAAACGTGGTCAAATTAAAGTCAGCACTAATTCACCAGGGGCAAATTTTGACTCAGAATTCGCCCGAACTCTAGCAGCCGCCTTATTTGGGGATGCTAACAAAGTAGAACAAATCGAAACTCCATTTACCGAAGCATTTACACAGGTAGCCGATGGAACTGTAGACCTAGGTTACCCCCGCGCTACCCACAACTTGGGCGGAGATGCAACGCTGAATATTGACTTTAGTCCGCTATACTTCTACGACCATCAAGGAGTGATTGTTCGCAAAAATAGTGGAATTGAAAATGTTTTAGGTCTTAAGGGTCGTACGATTGGCGTTCTCGAAGGCAGCACTTCGTTAAGCAACTTAGAGCATGAATTAAAGCCGCAAGGGGTTGAATTTACATCTAAATCCTTTGCCACGATTGAAGAAGCAATTGCTGCCTATGATCGGGGAGAAATCGATGCTTTCTCGATTGATAGCGCCCTGATTATCGAGAACCTCAGCCAACTTTCCAATCCAGATAATCATCGCCTGTTAGACGTAGAATTCTCCAAAGAACCCATTGCACTGGCTTTACCAGAAAATGACTCGCAATGGGCTGATGTTGTGCGCTGGGTTAATTATGTGCCGGTGCAAGCCGAAGAGTTTGGAATTAATTCTCAAAATATTGATGAGTTAATTGCAGCAAATACCGATGAAAATCTCAATAATGATTCCTCTGAGAGCATTCGTCGTTTCCTAGGCATAGAAGACGAATTAGGGGCTTCTCTAGGGCTGCCTAATGACTTCGCAGTGAATGTTATTAAGCAAGTTGGCAACTACGGAGAAATTTATGAGCGTCATTTTTCTGGCGAAGATCGTGATCGCAATCTTCTCTCAACTGATGGAGGTTTGCTGTACTCTCCACCCTTCTCTGGTAAGCCGATTGAAGGCACTTTAGTTAATAACGACAATCGCAACTTACTTGCAGAAGTGTTGCAACGGGGTGTCCTAAAGCTGGGCGTTCCAGGTAATAATCCTGGTTTTGCTGTGCAGCAAGCAAATGGGGAATTTGTAGGATTTGATGTTGATTTAGGTCGGGCTATTGCTGCTGGATTGTTTGGTGATGCGACGAAGATTGACTTTCAAACTCAGTCGCTTAAAGATAGTTTTGCCAATACAGCAAACGGGGTCGTTGATGTTTCTGCAATGGGAATTACCCAGAATCTTGTTCGAGATGCGAGTTTGGGAGTTGATTTTAGTCCAACTTATCTTTACACCGGCCAAGGTATTTTAGTCCGAAGCAATAGCGGGATTAATGTTTTACCGGCTCTCAATGGTCGTCGCATTGGGGTTTTGGAAGGCGCAACTTCTTTACAAAATATCCAAGATTCTTTAAGCGAATTTGGCGCTACTTTTATCCCTGTTAAGTTTGGTACCAATGATGAGTTATTTGCCGCTTACGACCGAGGAGAATTAGATGCCGTTTCAACGGATTTAACAATCCTGAGCGCACGAATCCCGACGCTATCTAATCCTGAACAACACCAAATTCTGGATGAGGTCATTTCTAAGGAACCTTTGGCTTTAATTACAGATGAAAATCAATCTGAGTGGGCAGATGTAGTACGTTGGGTTTACAATGCCTTAGTTCAAGCAGAAGAATATGGCATTACTTCAGCCAATATTGAGGAGTTCATCACCAAGAATACGGACGACAACCCCGCGAATGACTCTAACTCTGCAATTCGCCAATTCTTAGGGATCGAAGGAAATATCGGCGAAGCTATAGGTTTGCCAAAAGACTTTGCTGTGAATGTTATCAAAGCAGTCGGAAACTATGGAGAAATGTACGAACGTCATTTCAATTCCAATGTTCTGCGCCGCGACAATAACGCACTTGCTGATGAATTTGGCTTGCAGTATGCGCTGCCTTTTACAGGTGCCTCAGCACAACAAACGCCCACAACAGATAATACCGACACCGACGATCTTGATTCAGTCAGCGGTTCTGAAGAGGGAACTTTTGGGACTGACGGTAACGACTCTCTCATCGGTGACCGGGAAAATAATATCATCCGTGGTCTCCAAGGCAATGACTATCAAGCCGGCAATAAAGGCGATGACTACCTCGATGGCGGCGAGGGTGAAGATAGTCTGTACGGCGGCAAAGGCAATGATATTCTCAAAGGTAGCAGTGGCCACGATTCTCTGTTTGGCCACAAGGGCAATGATAGCCTTGATGCCGGTGAGGGCAATGACAAACTTTATGGCAAAAAAGGTAATGACTACCTCAATAGTGGTGAGGGTGATGATATCGTTTATGCCGGCAAAGGTAACGATATCCTGTTGGGTGGCAATGGCGATGATTCTCTAGTCGGCCACAACGGTGATGATAACCTTGATGGCGGTGCCGGCAATGATATTCTCACTGGTGATAATAATAGCGATGACGAAGGGGCGCTGCGAGGGGTTGATCGCTTTGTCTTGCAACTCAATGCCGGCAGCGATACAATCACTGACTTTACCAATGGACAAGATTTGATAGTTTTAGCTGGAGGAATTACCTTCAACCAACTAACCATTTCAGCGGGAAGTGAGGCAACACTGATTTACGCTCAAAATGAGTTATTAGCTACCCTGAAAGGAGTTGATTCTACTCTGATCAATCAGCAAGATTTCGTCACAATCTAG
- a CDS encoding fatty acid desaturase, whose protein sequence is MTASIAKPDKLLSVPAESNLKLKDILKTLPRECFQKSRRKAWLTLTINVLLVGLGYLSLAIAPWFLLPVAWIFTGTALTGFFVVGHDCGHRSFANRRWVNDLVGHIMFLPLIYPFHSWRLLHNYHHKHTNKLNEDNAWQPWQQDVYAGLGSPLKWIYRRMRGRLWWLASVIHWAAMHFDWTRFEGKQRSQVKLSVLVVLVGAAIGFPVLIATTGIWGFIKFWLLPWLVYHFWMSTFTLVHHTAPEIPFTAAEEWNEAQAQLSGTVHCDYPRWVEFFCHDINVHVPHHISTAIPSYNLRLAYRSIKENWGEYLNEKQFSWSLMKEITDQCHLYDPDECYRSFKDFHASK, encoded by the coding sequence ATGACTGCATCGATTGCTAAGCCTGATAAGTTGTTATCTGTTCCCGCCGAATCGAATCTAAAACTGAAAGACATATTGAAGACGCTGCCGCGTGAATGCTTTCAGAAAAGCCGGCGCAAAGCTTGGTTGACCCTAACGATTAATGTGTTATTGGTTGGCTTGGGATACTTAAGTTTGGCCATTGCGCCCTGGTTCCTCCTGCCGGTAGCCTGGATTTTCACCGGCACCGCCCTCACTGGTTTTTTTGTCGTGGGGCATGATTGTGGCCATCGGTCGTTTGCGAACCGCCGGTGGGTGAACGATTTGGTGGGGCACATCATGTTTTTGCCGTTGATTTATCCGTTCCACAGCTGGCGGCTGCTGCACAATTACCACCACAAACACACCAATAAGTTAAATGAGGATAATGCGTGGCAACCTTGGCAACAAGATGTTTATGCCGGCTTAGGAAGCCCCCTCAAGTGGATCTATCGGCGGATGCGGGGCCGGCTTTGGTGGTTAGCCTCAGTGATTCACTGGGCAGCGATGCACTTTGATTGGACGAGATTTGAGGGCAAACAGCGTTCCCAGGTCAAGCTATCTGTGTTGGTGGTGCTTGTCGGTGCAGCGATTGGGTTCCCGGTGCTGATCGCAACTACTGGCATCTGGGGATTTATTAAATTTTGGCTATTACCCTGGTTGGTTTATCATTTCTGGATGAGTACGTTTACGCTGGTTCACCACACAGCACCAGAAATTCCCTTTACCGCCGCTGAAGAGTGGAATGAAGCGCAAGCTCAGCTTTCCGGGACAGTTCACTGCGATTACCCCCGTTGGGTTGAGTTTTTCTGTCACGATATTAACGTTCACGTCCCCCATCATATTTCTACAGCAATTCCTTCTTACAATTTGCGGTTAGCGTATCGCAGCATTAAGGAAAATTGGGGAGAATATCTCAATGAAAAGCAGTTTTCTTGGTCTTTAATGAAAGAAATTACTGACCAATGTCACTTGTACGATCCGGATGAATGTTATCGAAGCTTTAAGGATTTTCACGCTAGCAAGTAA